The DNA window GGATCAGGCCAAGGCCATCGCGGCGATCGCCGACAAGGCCAAGATCACCGGCCTCACCGGCAATTTCCTGCGCGTCGTCGCACGGAACCGCCGCTTGTTCGCCGTGCCCGGTATGATCAAGGCGTTCCGCCAGATAGCGGCCGAACACCGCGGCGAAACCGCTGCTGAAGTGACGTCGGCTCATGAGCTGACCGCCGCCCAGCAGACAGAACTCAAGGCGGCGCTGAAGAGCGTTGCCGGCAAGGACGTGGCCATCTCCGTCACCGTCGATCCGTCGCTGCTTGGCGGGCTGGTGGTCAAGATGGGCTCGCGCCAGATCGATACGTCGCTCAAAACCAAACTCAATTCGCTCAAGCTTGCACTGAAAGAGGTCGGCTGATGGACATCCGCGCCGCGGAAATTTCCGCAATTCTGAAAGACCAGATCAAGAATTTCGGCAAGGAGGCAGAAGTCTCCGAAGTCGGACAGGTGCTGTCCGTCGGTGACGGTATCGCCCGCGTCTACGGCCTCGACAACGTCCAGGCCGGCGAAATGGTCGAATTTCCCGGCGGCATCCGCGGCATGGCGCTCAACCTCGAAGCCGACAATGTCGGCGTCGTCATCTTCGGCGCCGACCGTGACATCAAGGAAGGCGATACCGTCAAGCGCACCGGCGCCATCGTCGACGTTCCGGTCGGTCCGGGCCTGCTCGGCCGCGTCGTCGACGCGCTCGGCAACCCGATCGACGGCAAGGGCCCGATCAAGGCGACCGAACGCAAGCGCGTCGACGTCAAGGCGCCCGGCATCATTCCGCGCAAGTCGGTGCATGAGCCGATGTCGACCGGCCTCAAGGCCATCGATGCGCTGATCCCGGTCGGCCGCGGCCAGCGCGAGCTGGTCATCGGTGACCGCCAGACCGGCAAGACCGCCATCATCCTCGACACCATGCTCAACCAGAAGTCGGTGCACGACAACGGCCCCGAGAAGGAAAAGCTGTACTGCGTCTACGTCGCCGTCGGCCAGAAGCGCTCGACCGTCGCGCAGTTCGTCAAGGTGCTGGAAGAGCGCGGCGCGCTCGAATATTCGATCATCGTCGCCGCCACCGCTTCCGATCCGGCGCCGATGCAGTTCCTGGCGCCGTTCGCCGGCTGCACCATGGGCGAATATTTCCGCGACAACGGCATGCACGCGCTGATCAGCTACGACGATCTGTCCAAGCAGGCCGTCGCCTATCGCCAGATGTCGCTGCTGTTGCGCCGCCCGCCGGGCCGCGAAGCCTATCCGGGCGACGTCTTCTATCTGCACTCGCGCCTGCTTGAGCGCGCCGCCAAGCTCAACGACGATCTGGGCAATGGCTCGCTGACGGCCCTGCCGGTCATCGAAACGCAGGCCAACGACGTGTCGGCATACATCCCGACCAACGTGATCTCGATCACCGACGGCCAGATCTTCCTCGAAACCAACCTGTTCTTCCAGGGCATCCGTCCGGCCGTCAACGTCGGCCTGTCGGTGTCGCGCGTCGGGTCCTCGGCGCAGATCAAGGCGATGAAGCAGGTTGCCGGCTCGATCAAGGGCGAGCTCGCGCAGTACCGCGAAATGGCGGCCTTCGCGCAGTTCGGCTCGGATCTCGACGCCGCCACGCAGCGCCTGCTCAACCGCGGATCGCGCCTGACCGAACTCCTGAAGCAGCCGCAGTTCTCGCCGCTGAAGACGGAAGAGCAGGTCGCGGTGATCTTCGCCGGTGTCAACGGCTATCTCGACAAGCTGCCGGTCAACCAGGTCGGCAAGTTCGAGCACGGTCTGCTCAGCCACATGCGTGCGGCGGGCAAGGACGTTCTCGACGCCATCCGCAAGGAAAAGGCGCTGTCGGACGATCTGCGCGCCAAGCTGAAGGCAGAGATCGACGCTTTCGCCAAGACCTTCGCCTGAGCGAAGCGACAAGACGGGATCAGGTTTGAAGCATGCCTTCATTAAAAGACCTTCGTAACCGTATCGCCTCGGTCAAGGCGACGCAGAAGATCACCAAGGCGATGCAGATGGTCGCCGCGGCGAAGCTGCGCCGTGCGCAAGAGGCCGCGGAAGCGGCGCGCCCCTATTCGGAGCGCATGGGTTCCGTGCTGGCCAACATCACCCAGGCGATCGGCGGCGGTGGCGATGCCCCGGCGCTGATGACCGGCACCGGCAAGGACGACGTGCACCTGCTGGTCGTCTGCACGGCCGAGCGCGGCCTGTGCGGCGGCTTCAATTCGCAGATCGCGCGCCTTGCCCGCGATCACATCCGCCGGCTTCTGGCCGACGGCAAGCAGGTCAAGATCATCTGCGTCGGCAAGAAGGGTTTCGACATCCTGCGCCGCGACTATGCATCGATGATTCTCGACCGCATCGATCTGCGCGAGGTGAAGACGCTCGGCTTCGTCAATGCCGACGCGATCGCCAAGAAGGTCATCCACCTTTTCAACGACGGCGGCTTCGACATCTGCACGCTGTTTTATTCGCAGTTCAAGTCGGTGATCAGCCAGGTTCCGACCGCGCAGCAGATCATTCCGGCCGGCGTCGCTTCGGCTCCCGCCGAGGCGGTGGATGGGGGCAGCGCCGTCTATGAGTACGAGCCGGAGCCGGGCGAAATCCTGTCCGACCTCATCCCGCGCAACATCTCCGTGCAGATTTTCCGCGCGCTGCTTGAAAACGCGGCCGGCGAAATGGGTGCCAAGATGAGCGCCATGGACAATGCGACGCGCAACGCCGGCGAGATGATCAACAAGCTGTCGATCACCTACAACCGTCAGCGGCAGGCGCAGATCACCAAGGAACTGATCGAAATCATTTCGGGCGCCGAGGCGCTCTAGGCGCGGTCCGTGGGCCATCTGGCCCGCGACCGGACCGCGTGAGAAACAAAGGACGAAAAAGGGTAAAGACGATGGCGAAAGCAGCGACCCCCAAGACGGCAGCCCCCAAGGCCGCAGCCGCGAAGACCGCAGCCCCCGCGAAGGCGGCCAAGGCTCCGGCAGCCGCCGCGAAGGCAGCTCCGGCAAAGACGGCGGCAGCGCCGGCCAAGGCCGCCGCGGCCAAGACATCGGCAGCGGTTGCCAAGGCAACCGGTGTTGTCGGCAAGGTCCGCCAGGTCATCGGCGCCGTCGTCGACGTGCAGTTCGGGGATCACCTGCCGGCGATCCTGAACGCGCTCGAGACGACCAATGTCGGCAACCGTCTGGTGCTCGAGGTTGCCCAGCATCTGGGTGAAAACACCGTGCGCTGCATCGCCATGGACTCCACCGAGGGTCTGGTGCGCGGCCAGGAAGTGCGTGACACTGGCGCGCCGATCACCGTGCCGGTCGGTCCGGGCATGCTCGGTCGCATCATCAACGTCATCGGCGAGCCGGTCGACGAAGAGGGCCCGGTCGACGCAATCGAAATGCGCTCCATCCATCAGCCGGCTCCGACCTATGTCGAGCAGTCGACGGAAGCGCAGATCCTGATCACCGGCATCAAGGTGCTCGACCTGCTCGCTCCCTACGCCAAGGGCGGCAAGATCGGCCTGTTCGGCGGCGCCGGCGTCGGCAAGACCGTGCTGATCCAGGAACTGATCAACAACATCGCCAAGGCCCATGGCGGCTATTCGGTGTTCGCCGGCGTCGGCGAGCGCACCCGTGAGGGCAACGATCTCTATCACGAGTTCATCGAATCCGGCGTCAACAAGAAGGGCGGCGGCGAAGGCTCCAAGGCGGCCCTCGTGTACGGCCAGATGAACGAGCCGCCGGGCGCGCGCGCCCGCGTCGGCCTGACCGGCCTGACGGTCGCCGAATATTTCCGCGACCAGGGCCAGGACGTGCTGTTCTTCGTCGACAACATCTTCCGCTTCACGCAGGCGGGCTCGGAAGTGTCGGCTCTGCTCGGCCGTATCCCGTCGGCCGTGGGCTATCAGCCGACGCTCGCCACCGACATGGGCGCGCTGCAGGAACGCATCACCACCACCACCAAGGGCTCGATCACCTCGGTGCAGGCTATCTACGTGCCCGCCGACGACTTGACCGACCCGGCGCCGGCGACCTCGTTCGCCCATCTTGACGCGACGACGACGCTGAACCGCGCCATCGCCGAAAAGGGCATCTATCCGGCGGTCGATCCGCTGGATTCGACCTCGCGCATGCTCGACCCGATGGTCGTCGGCGAAGAGCACTATGCCGTCGCTCGCCAGGTGCAGTCGATCCTCCAGCGCTACAAGTCGCTGCAGGACATCATCGCCATCCTGGGCATGGACGAGCTGTCGGAAGAGGACAAGCAGACGGTTGCCCGCGCCCGCAAGATCGAGCGCTTCCTGTCGCAGCCGTTCTTCGTCGCCGAAGTGTTCACCGGCGCGCCCGGCAAGCTGGTCGATCTCGCCGACACCATCAAGGGCTTCAAGGGCCTCTGCAACGGCGACTACGATCACCTGCCGGAAGCTGCCTTCTACATGGTTGGCGGCATCGACGAAGCGGTCGAGAAGGCACAGCGCCTGGCGGCTGAAGCAGCTTAATCAAGGGAATAGGGAGTAGTCAGTAGTCGGTAGTGAATAGCAGGCGGGTGACCGGGCATTTGCCCTTTCTCCCCACTTCCTACTCACTATTCCCTACTCACTAAATCGACATGGCTGAAGCTTTCAAATTCGAACTGGTCTCGCCGGAGCGCCTGCTGGTTTCCGCCGAGGTCGAATCCGTCGTCATCCCGGGCGCCGAAGGCGAGATGACCGTGATGGCGCATCACGCGCCAGTCATGACCACGATCAAGCCGGGTGTCGTCACGGTGAAGACCACTTCGGGCGGCGAAGAACGCTATGTCGTGTTCGGCGGTTTCGCCGACATCGTTCCGGCCGGCTGCACGCTGCTGGCGGAATCAGCGGTGGCGGTGAAGGATGTCGACCGGGCGGATCTCGCCCGCCGCATCCAGGAAGCCAAGGAAGATGCCGCCGACGCCAAGGACGACCAAGCGCGCAGCAAGGCGGAGCAGTTCCTCAGCCAGCTCACCACGCTGGAAGGCGCGCTTATCCCGGCCTGAAATTCAGTTCAGATGACTTGATGAAAAGCGGGGCCTTGCCCCGCTTTTTTGTTTAAATGCCCAAGGCGGCGAAGGCCAATGTCGGGCCATCGCGTCGCAAATGCACCAGATGCACCGCCGTGAGTTCAATCAGCGTCTGGCGCTCGGCGTGATCCCCGGCAAAGCCGGCCAGGTCGAACACTGCCGTCACGGTTTCGTTCGCCGGCAGCTGCTGGTCCAAAAGCGCCGTCAGGGCCGCGTCGAGCGGATCGGTGAAATGGTTTTCGGGCAAGGTCTTGCCGCGCGCGGCACAGGCGGCAATCCAGGCCGCCACCACCAGCGTGAGATGCACGAACTCGGTACCCGCTTCGAGGCACTCGATGGCGGACGCGATGATGCGCTGTGGGAGTTTCTGGCTGCCGTCATTGGCGATCTGCGCCGTGCGATGGGCGAGCGCGGTGTTGGAAAAACGCTCGGCAAGCTCGGCTGTGTAGGTGGATGTATCGAGCCCGGCGTCCTCCGGCAATGTCGGGATGGCTTCGGCCCAGAGCCCGTCGACAAATTGCCGGATCGCCGGATCGGCAAAGGCCCGGTCGACCGTGGCGTGGCCGCTGAGCAGGCCGAGATAGGCGATGCCCGAATGCGCTCCGTTGAGAAGCCTGAGCTTCATGTCCTCGAAGGGGCCGACATCGCCGACCATGGTGACGCCGAACTTTTCCCAGGCCGGCCGGCCGGCGGAAAAATTGTCCTCGATCACCCATTGGCGGAAGGGCTCGGTCATCACGGGCCAGGCATCGTCGACACCGAGTTCGCCAGCGACGCGTGCCCGGTCGGCGTCGGTGGTTGCCGGCACGATCCGGTCGACCATGCTCGACGGAAACGCGACCTGGCTTGCGATGTGGTCGAAGAGTCCGGGAACCTCCGCCGTGGCAAGCCTGGCATCGCGCAGCGCGGCGAATTCGGTCAGCAGCCGATGCAAGGTGGCGCCATTGGCTGGCAGGTTGTCGCAGCACAGCACGGTGAAGGGCGGGGTGCCGGCTGCCAGTCGTTGAGCCAGCGCCTCGGCGAGAAAACCATGCGCCGTCTTCGGCATTCGCGGATTTGCCAGATCGTGGGCGATGTCGGGGTGAGCGGCGTCCAGCCCGCCGCCCGCGGCCCTGAGATAGGCCTTCTCGGTGATGGTCAGCGTGACGATGCGGGCGCGCGGATCGATCAGCGCGGCCAGCACCGCGGCCGGATCTTCCGGCGCCACAAGCATCGACTGAATCGAGCCGACGACGCGCAGCTCCTCCGCGCTACTGCTGCGGACCGCCAGCGTATAGAGCCCGTCCTGCGGCCCCAGCGCATCGCGCGTGTCGGGGCTGCGCAGGGAGACGCCGACGATGCCCCAGTCCGTCTCGCCCGCCGCCAGGCAGTCGTCGACATAGGCGGCCTGATGGGCTCGGTGGAAGGCACCGACGCCAAGATGCACGATGCCGGGCGCAACGCGGCCGCGGTCATATGCGGGGATTTCGGCGGCCGCGGGCAGCAGTTGCAGCGTTGCGTTGGACAGATGGCTTCTGGTCATCACGATACCGGGGCTGAGGGCTTTGGGGACGCGGCCGATGACAGGCGGCGTAACACCTACGCCCGCCTGCCGCAAGGATGCCGCTTTGCCGGGGCACGTTGACATCGCGTTGGCCCAAACGTACCGATACCCAACTGGAAGGAGCTGCTTTCCCATGGTCGCGCTGATCGATCCGGACCTGCTTTTTCCGCCTGAAGCGCATTCGCGCTCGCTTGCCCGCGACCTCTATGTGGGGGTCAGGAACCTGCCCATTGTCAGCCC is part of the Mesorhizobium loti genome and encodes:
- a CDS encoding F0F1 ATP synthase subunit delta, which encodes MAQSSSPISGVAERYAGSLFELALQANSVAKVEADLNSFEALLAGSADLTRLINSPVFSSEDQAKAIAAIADKAKITGLTGNFLRVVARNRRLFAVPGMIKAFRQIAAEHRGETAAEVTSAHELTAAQQTELKAALKSVAGKDVAISVTVDPSLLGGLVVKMGSRQIDTSLKTKLNSLKLALKEVG
- the atpA gene encoding F0F1 ATP synthase subunit alpha, with the protein product MDIRAAEISAILKDQIKNFGKEAEVSEVGQVLSVGDGIARVYGLDNVQAGEMVEFPGGIRGMALNLEADNVGVVIFGADRDIKEGDTVKRTGAIVDVPVGPGLLGRVVDALGNPIDGKGPIKATERKRVDVKAPGIIPRKSVHEPMSTGLKAIDALIPVGRGQRELVIGDRQTGKTAIILDTMLNQKSVHDNGPEKEKLYCVYVAVGQKRSTVAQFVKVLEERGALEYSIIVAATASDPAPMQFLAPFAGCTMGEYFRDNGMHALISYDDLSKQAVAYRQMSLLLRRPPGREAYPGDVFYLHSRLLERAAKLNDDLGNGSLTALPVIETQANDVSAYIPTNVISITDGQIFLETNLFFQGIRPAVNVGLSVSRVGSSAQIKAMKQVAGSIKGELAQYREMAAFAQFGSDLDAATQRLLNRGSRLTELLKQPQFSPLKTEEQVAVIFAGVNGYLDKLPVNQVGKFEHGLLSHMRAAGKDVLDAIRKEKALSDDLRAKLKAEIDAFAKTFA
- a CDS encoding F0F1 ATP synthase subunit gamma — its product is MPSLKDLRNRIASVKATQKITKAMQMVAAAKLRRAQEAAEAARPYSERMGSVLANITQAIGGGGDAPALMTGTGKDDVHLLVVCTAERGLCGGFNSQIARLARDHIRRLLADGKQVKIICVGKKGFDILRRDYASMILDRIDLREVKTLGFVNADAIAKKVIHLFNDGGFDICTLFYSQFKSVISQVPTAQQIIPAGVASAPAEAVDGGSAVYEYEPEPGEILSDLIPRNISVQIFRALLENAAGEMGAKMSAMDNATRNAGEMINKLSITYNRQRQAQITKELIEIISGAEAL
- the atpD gene encoding F0F1 ATP synthase subunit beta encodes the protein MAKAATPKTAAPKAAAAKTAAPAKAAKAPAAAAKAAPAKTAAAPAKAAAAKTSAAVAKATGVVGKVRQVIGAVVDVQFGDHLPAILNALETTNVGNRLVLEVAQHLGENTVRCIAMDSTEGLVRGQEVRDTGAPITVPVGPGMLGRIINVIGEPVDEEGPVDAIEMRSIHQPAPTYVEQSTEAQILITGIKVLDLLAPYAKGGKIGLFGGAGVGKTVLIQELINNIAKAHGGYSVFAGVGERTREGNDLYHEFIESGVNKKGGGEGSKAALVYGQMNEPPGARARVGLTGLTVAEYFRDQGQDVLFFVDNIFRFTQAGSEVSALLGRIPSAVGYQPTLATDMGALQERITTTTKGSITSVQAIYVPADDLTDPAPATSFAHLDATTTLNRAIAEKGIYPAVDPLDSTSRMLDPMVVGEEHYAVARQVQSILQRYKSLQDIIAILGMDELSEEDKQTVARARKIERFLSQPFFVAEVFTGAPGKLVDLADTIKGFKGLCNGDYDHLPEAAFYMVGGIDEAVEKAQRLAAEAA
- a CDS encoding F0F1 ATP synthase subunit epsilon; amino-acid sequence: MAEAFKFELVSPERLLVSAEVESVVIPGAEGEMTVMAHHAPVMTTIKPGVVTVKTTSGGEERYVVFGGFADIVPAGCTLLAESAVAVKDVDRADLARRIQEAKEDAADAKDDQARSKAEQFLSQLTTLEGALIPA
- a CDS encoding mannitol dehydrogenase family protein yields the protein MTRSHLSNATLQLLPAAAEIPAYDRGRVAPGIVHLGVGAFHRAHQAAYVDDCLAAGETDWGIVGVSLRSPDTRDALGPQDGLYTLAVRSSSAEELRVVGSIQSMLVAPEDPAAVLAALIDPRARIVTLTITEKAYLRAAGGGLDAAHPDIAHDLANPRMPKTAHGFLAEALAQRLAAGTPPFTVLCCDNLPANGATLHRLLTEFAALRDARLATAEVPGLFDHIASQVAFPSSMVDRIVPATTDADRARVAGELGVDDAWPVMTEPFRQWVIEDNFSAGRPAWEKFGVTMVGDVGPFEDMKLRLLNGAHSGIAYLGLLSGHATVDRAFADPAIRQFVDGLWAEAIPTLPEDAGLDTSTYTAELAERFSNTALAHRTAQIANDGSQKLPQRIIASAIECLEAGTEFVHLTLVVAAWIAACAARGKTLPENHFTDPLDAALTALLDQQLPANETVTAVFDLAGFAGDHAERQTLIELTAVHLVHLRRDGPTLAFAALGI